A genomic window from Megalobrama amblycephala isolate DHTTF-2021 linkage group LG2, ASM1881202v1, whole genome shotgun sequence includes:
- the smc5 gene encoding structural maintenance of chromosomes protein 5 produces MELPQKRKRISHELTNSQPSNREATPSTSTNGQAGGFVEGSILRITMHNFLTYDHSEVFPGPKLNMIVGANGTGKSSIVCAICLGLAGKTAVLGRGDKVGLYVKRGCNKGSVEIELYRVSGNLIITREIQVENNQSSWMLNKKHASQKAVEEAVKQLHIQVGNLCQFLPQEKVGEFAKMTNVELLEATEKSVGPPEMYEFHCELKTFRSKERELENVCKEKANFLEKAKQRNERNKLDVERYYMKKRHLDRIQMLEKKKPWVEYETARKEMEGVKKEREEMKRKLKSLKEAQEPLLRKIRSVESQLQPIEQQMKEMTASIREASQKCKQKHDQLELRNKEVDDIRQDLSLKQTEEADRQKRIGHTKLMIRDLQRELQNMDSMEDVTPQIEAVNAELKNIQEEKAKLESESLDLRRDKDEANGEFRRLQNRLRSLQDMMKVKEDKLRSRFNDTYKAVMWLRNNRDRFEGNVHEPMMLVINVRDARHAKYIESHIPLNDLRAFVFQRQEDMERFMAEVRDSQRLRVNSVIAPAESCSNRPPSRSLETLKRYGFFSYLRELFDAPEEVMSYLCYQYKVNDVPIGTEKTKSMIEMVIKEVQLRMIYTAEEKYTVKKSHYSNNVVSSNSALRPSQFLTTTIDADERRHLEEQIRAAERQVQRIDERMAAIREQQTRLDRRDNELRAKKKNLSELKGKKRQLEQKISTKQDSLRQMEQNEINLQAIEEETNAKIAAVNNKKVAIMEEYLRHMQSKARLNMEKVYLALQSAGLSAEKTKLETDCRDSSSELKRAEVAYTKLDQIKNNLLATCKTLMKRASEICNMIPGETAVPEELHAAFSQLPDTLDEIDAMLNEEKTRAECFTGLSDAVVEDYNRREKEIQNMEKELDDKTNALTTYRQNIAEAKERWLNPLKQLVDQINERFSDFFRSMQCAGEVDLHSENEEEYDKYGIRIRVKFRSNTQLHELTPHHQSGGERSVSTMLYLMALQELNRCPFRVVDEINQGMDPVNERRVFDIVVRSACGVNTSQYFFITPKLLQNLQYAEQMTILCVHNGPHMLPPNKWNEKAFLRRAKRRHVP; encoded by the exons ATGGAGCTGCCGCAGAAGAGAAAACGAATAAGTCACGAATTAACCAACTCACAGCCCTCCAACCGCGAAGCGACACCATCCACCAGCACAAATGGCCAAGCAGGTGGTTTTGTGGAGGGCTCTATCCTCCGCATCACCATGCATAACTTCCT CACGTACGATCACTCAGAAGTTTTCCCCGGACCCAAACTCAACATGATCGTGGGAGCCAATGGCACAGGGAAGTCCAGTATCGTGTGCGCCATCTGCCTTGGCCTGGCTGGAAAAACAGCCGTCCTGGGCCGAGGAGACAAG GTTGGTCTGTATGTGAAGCGAGGGTGTAATAAAGGTTCAGTTGAAATTGAGTT ATACAGAGTGAGTGGAAACTTGATAATCACCAGAGAGATCCAGGTGGAGAACAACCAGTCGTCATGGATGCTCAATAAAAAACACGCCAGTCAGAAGGCTGTGGAGGAGGCTGTGAAACAGCTGCACATTCAGGTCGGGAACTTGTGTCAGTTCCTACCACAG GAGAAAGTCGGTGAGTTTGCTAAGATGACTAACGTCGAGCTTCTTGAAGCCACTGAGAAGTCTGTCGGCCCACCAGAAATGTACGAGTTTCACTGTGAGCTCAAGACGTTTCGCAGCAAGGAGAGGGAACTGGAG AATGTGTGTAAGGAGAAAGCCAACTTCCTAGAGAAGGCCAAACAGAGGAATGAGAGGAACAAACTGGATGTGGAACGCTACTACATGAAGAAGAGACACTTGGACAGGATCCAGATGCTAGAGAAGAAGAAACCCTGGGTG GAGTATGAAACAGCACGTAAAGAGATGGAGGGGGTGAAGAAGGAAAGAGAGGAAATGAAAAGGAAGCTGAAGTCACTGAAAGAAGCTCAGGAGCCGCTGCTCAGAAAGATCCGCTCAGTGGAGAGTCAGCTGCAGCCCATTGAGCAGCAGATGAAGGAGATG accGCCAGTATCAGAGAGGCGTCGCAGAAATGTAAACAGAAACATGATCAGCTTGAACTGCGGAATAAAGAG GTTGATGACATTAGACAGGACTTGAGTCTGAAGCAGACGGAGGAGGCAGACCGGCAGAAGCGGATTGGACACACAAAACTCATGATCAGAGACCTGCAAAGGGAACTGCAGAACATGGACAGCATGGAGGATGTCACACCTCAGATTGAGGCTGTTAACGCAGAGCTGAAGAACATCCAGGAAGAAAAAGCCAAATTGGAGAGCGAGAGTTTGGACCTGCGCAGAGATAAAGACGAAGCTAATGGAGAATTTAGAC GTTTGCAGAATCGTCTGAGGAGTCTGCAGGACATGATGAAGGTAAAAGAGGATAAACTGCGCAGTCGTTTCAATGACACCTACAAGGCCGTCATGTGGCTGAGGAATAACCGTGACCGTTTTGAAGGCAATGTCCACGAGCCCATGATGCTGGTG ATAAATGTCCGTGATGCTCGGCACGCAAAATACATTGAGAGTCACATTCCTCTAAACGACTTAAGAGCCTTCGTATTTCAGAGACAGGAGGACATGGAGAGGTTCATGGCAGAG GTGCGAGACTCACAGAGGCTACGAGTCAACAGCGTCATTGCTCCAGCGGAGTCCTGCTCTAATAGACCACCGTCACGATCCCTCGAGACTCTAAA GCGTTACGGCTTCTTCTCGTACTTGCGTGAGCTGTTTGATGCTCCTGAGGAGGTCATGAGTTACTTGTGCTATCAGTACAAAGTCAATGATGTACCTATAGGAACAGAGAAGACCAAGAGCATGATCGAGATG GTGATCAAAGAGGTTCAGTTAAGGATGATCTACACAGCGGAGGAGAAATACACCGTGAAGAAGTCCCACTACTCTAATAACGTGGTCTCCAGTAACTCGGCCCTGCGGCCCTCACAGTTCCTCACTACGACCATAGATGCAGATGAGAGGCGCCACTTGGAGGAGCAAATAAGA GCAGCAGAGAGGCAGGTGCAGAGGATTGACGAACGGATGGCGGCCATTCGTGAGCAACAAACTAGACTAGACCGGCGTGATAATGAACTACGTGCTAAGAAGAAGAATCTGTCTGAGCTGAAAGGCAAGAAGAGACAACTGGAGCAGAAAATCAGTACAAAACAGGACAG TTTGAGGCAGATGGAGCAGAATGAGATCAACTTGCAGGCAATTGAAGAGGAAACGAACGCCAAGATCGCTGCTGTAAACAACAAGAAAGTGGCCATAATGGAGGAGTATTTGAGACACATGCAG tcgAAGGCCAGGTTGAATATGGAGAAGGTGTACTTGGCTCTCCAGAGCGCAGGTCTCTCCGCTGAGAAAACCAAACTGGAGACGGACTGCAGAGACAGTTCATCTGAACTCAAGCGAGCAGAG GTGGCATATACCAAGCTGGACCAGATCAAGAACAATCTGCTGGCCACATGTAAGACCCTGATGAAGAGGGCCAGTGAGATCTGTAACATGATCCCTGGAGAGACGGCAGTCCCGGAGGAACTACATGCA GCCTTCAGTCAGTTACCTGATACACTGGATGAGATTGATGCCATGTTGAATGAGGAGAAGACCAGAGCGGAGTGCTTCACCGGCCTCAGTGATGCT GTGGTGGAGGATTATAACAGACGCGAGAAGGAGATTCAGAACATGGAAAAGGAGCTGGACGACAAGACCAACGCTCTGACGACTTACCGACAAAACATCGCTGAG GCGAAAGAGCGCTGGCTGAATCCTCTGAAGCAGCTGGTGGATCAGATAAATGAGCGCTTCAGTGATTTCTTTCGTTCGATGCAGTGCGCTGGAGAGGTGGATCTGCACTCTGAGAATGAG GAGGAGTATGATAAGTATGGCATCCGCATCCGAGTGAAGTTTCGCAGCAACACGCAGCTGCATGAGCTCACGCCTCACCATCAGAGCGGAGGAGAGCGCAGCGTGTCCACCATGCTGTACCTCATGGCCCTGCAGGAGCTCAACCGCTGCCCCTTCAGAGTGGTGGATGAGATCAACCAG GGGATGGACCCTGTCAATGAAAGACGAGTGTTTGACATTGTTGTGAGAAGCGCTTGCGGTGTGAACACGTCTCAGTATTTCTTCATCACACCTAAG cTGCTACAGAACCTGCAGTACGCGGAGCAGATGACCATCCTTTGTGTTCATAACGGACCCCACATGCTGCCGCCAAACAAATGGAATGAAAAAGCCTTCCTCAGACGCGCCAAACGCAGACACGTTCCCTGA
- the zfand5b gene encoding AN1-type zinc finger protein 5b has product MAQETNQSPVPMLCATGCGFYGNPRTNGMCSVCYKEHLTRQNNGGVSPISTMGASSSVSSPTSEASAIQIIEATLNNSSAANAESPNSTTAATAALPVTQQMTEMSISCDDEVVSPKVEVPEPVVTQPTASAAPPSTADGEEAKTPEAPKPKKNRCFMCRKKVGLTGFDCRCGNLFCGLHRYSDKHNCPYDYKAEAAAKIRKENPVVVADKIQRI; this is encoded by the exons ATGGCCCAGGAGACCAATCAAAGCCCCGTGCCCATGCTCTGTGCCACCGGCTGTGGTTTCTATGGCAACCCTCGGACCAATGGCATGTGCTCGGTCTGTTACAAAGAACATttaacaagacaaaacaatggggGCGTCAGTCCTATTAGCACAATGG GAGCTTCTAGCAGTGTCAGTAGTCCTACCTCTGAAGCCTCAGCCATCCAGATCATTGAAGCTACACTAAACAACTCTTCTGCTGCTAACGCTGAGTCACCCAACAGCACCACCGCTGCCACTGCTGCCCTTCCAGTTACACAACAGATGACGGAGATGAGCATTTCCTGTGACGACGAGGTGGTCTCGCCAAAAGTAGAAGTTCCTGAACCAG TCGTCACTCAGCCAACAGCGTCCGCCGCACCTCCGAGCACAGCTGACGGGGAAGAGGCCAAGACACCCGAAGCCCCCAAACCCAAGAAGAACAGATGCTTCATGTGCCGCAAGAAGGTCGGCCTGACAG GGTTCGACTGCCGCTGTGGGAATCTCTTCTGTGGACTTCATCGCTACTCGGACAAGCACAACTGCCCCTACGACTACAAGGCGGAGGCTGCCGCCAAGATCCGCAAGGAGAACCCCGTCGTGGTCGCCGATAAGATTCAGAGAATATAA